From Achromobacter spanius, a single genomic window includes:
- a CDS encoding Bug family tripartite tricarboxylate transporter substrate binding protein, translating to MTARFRTALLAFTLAATVHAGAAHAAYPDQAIKIVVPFTPGGATDAVARLLATQLSNKFGQPVIVENRPGASTVIGADAVARAKPDGYTLMLSGSTTYTVLPALKPSLSYDPTRSFEHIGIVAMAPVVLLAQNGLAATTPQEAAAAARQQSAKGGLMYGTFGPGSAPHLTGEMFAQAAGAKMMPVPYKGSAQLITALIGGEIALGVDTVSASAAQVRAGKVRALAVTGEQRMPQLPDVPTFAEAGMPDVSFVGWYGLVAPAQTPGPVVDALNRAVSEIMQDEQVRKTVSDLSLVPVFMPGQPFRDQIAKEVTTFSGIATRAGITLD from the coding sequence ATGACCGCTAGATTCCGCACCGCACTGTTGGCGTTCACCCTCGCCGCCACCGTCCATGCCGGCGCCGCGCATGCCGCATACCCGGACCAGGCCATCAAGATCGTCGTGCCGTTCACGCCGGGCGGGGCCACCGACGCCGTCGCCCGCCTGCTCGCCACCCAGCTGTCAAACAAGTTCGGCCAGCCCGTCATCGTGGAAAACCGCCCCGGCGCGTCGACCGTCATCGGCGCGGATGCCGTGGCGCGCGCCAAGCCCGACGGCTACACGCTGATGCTGTCGGGCAGCACCACCTACACCGTGCTGCCGGCGCTCAAGCCGTCGCTGTCCTACGATCCCACGCGCAGCTTCGAGCACATTGGCATCGTTGCGATGGCGCCCGTCGTGCTGCTGGCCCAGAACGGCCTGGCCGCGACGACGCCCCAGGAGGCGGCCGCGGCCGCACGGCAGCAAAGCGCCAAGGGCGGTCTGATGTACGGCACGTTCGGTCCCGGCTCCGCCCCTCACCTGACTGGCGAGATGTTCGCGCAGGCCGCCGGCGCCAAGATGATGCCGGTGCCGTACAAGGGCAGCGCGCAGCTCATCACCGCCCTGATCGGCGGCGAGATCGCGCTGGGTGTTGACACGGTGTCGGCGTCGGCGGCGCAGGTCCGCGCGGGCAAGGTCCGGGCGCTGGCGGTCACCGGCGAACAACGCATGCCGCAACTGCCCGACGTCCCGACCTTCGCCGAGGCAGGCATGCCGGACGTGTCCTTTGTAGGCTGGTATGGCCTGGTGGCGCCGGCGCAGACGCCGGGCCCGGTCGTAGACGCGCTGAACCGCGCCGTTTCGGAAATCATGCAGGACGAGCAGGTCCGCAAGACCGTCTCGGACCTGTCGCTGGTTCCCGTGTTCATGCCCGGCCAACCCTTCCGCGACCAGATCGCGAAGGAAGTCACAACGTTCAGCGGCATCGCCACGCGCGCCGGCATCACCCTGGACTGA
- a CDS encoding YSC84-related protein: MISFSPPARAASAAEISADAMAALEQLYAQDPRMRTLGEKAVAVLVFPNIIKGGFLVGGERGSGALIQRGQVEGFYSISALSFGLQAGAQQFSYALFFMNEPALAYLNQSDGWALGAGPSLVVVDQGYAASINTTTLTQDVYAVPFGEQGLMAGMGLQGSKISRMDPN, translated from the coding sequence TTGATCAGCTTCTCCCCGCCCGCGCGGGCCGCCTCGGCGGCCGAGATCAGCGCCGATGCGATGGCGGCGCTGGAGCAGCTTTACGCCCAGGATCCGCGCATGCGCACACTTGGCGAGAAGGCCGTCGCCGTCCTGGTGTTTCCCAACATCATCAAGGGCGGCTTCCTGGTGGGCGGCGAGCGCGGCTCGGGCGCGCTGATCCAGCGCGGACAGGTCGAAGGCTTTTATTCGATCTCGGCGCTGTCGTTCGGATTGCAGGCGGGCGCGCAGCAATTTTCGTACGCGCTGTTCTTCATGAACGAGCCAGCGCTGGCGTATCTGAATCAGAGCGACGGCTGGGCGCTGGGGGCGGGCCCCAGCCTGGTCGTGGTGGACCAGGGCTACGCCGCCAGCATCAACACCACGACTCTGACGCAGGACGTGTATGCGGTGCCGTTCGGCGAGCAGGGACTGATGGCGGGGATGGGTCTGCAGGGATCCAAGATCAGCCGCATGGATCCGAACTGA
- a CDS encoding catalase, translating to MASKKPAKAGSGGALDTAYMNTDSGPANGPAGKPSHPALQRAAAVGATTGAFPHNANKEAEYGEQAARCPFAGAHVGTVDPAVGASSLSEKEVSDKTGDAATPGVNQVDGTLPRVRADGGGQELTTNQGVRVSDNQHSLKAGLRGPALLKDFILREKITHFDHERIPERIVHARGSAAHGYFECYKPLTDLTAASLFAEAGKRTPVFVRFSTVAGERGSKDTARDVRGFAVKFYTDEGNWDLVGNNMPVFFIQDAMKFPDLVHAVKPEPHHGMPQAASAHDTFWDFVSLMPESTHMLMWAMSDRGIPRSYRMMQGFGVHTFRFVNAQGESRLVKFHWNPILGTHSQVWNEAVKVSGADPDYHRRDLWEAIDAGHGPEWELGVQVFTDDQADGFSFDVLDATKIVPEELVPVVPIGRMVLDRNPDNFFAETEQVAFCAAHVVPGVDFTNDPLLAGRIHSYVDTQISRLGGPNFHEIPINSPLAPVHNNQRDGMHRQTIHRGRVAYEPNSLAGGCPFQAGMDGFVSFPEPVTSDELRGHPEKFAEHYNQATLFYDSQTAWERKHIVDAFAFELSKVTVPQIRQRMVASLRNVSDELAQGVADQLGMALPDPLPRATKNPPKPEVQVSPSLSLTARPGDGSVATRKVAILAADGVDGKTVSAVADALIQAGAVVRLVGQRIGPVQTAEGSAFDADASLDNHPSGVFDGAVVAGGADAAALLAADGRALEFLRDAYRHGKTLMGIGDGVQVYAAAGIDPDANDGGLLLGGEDPKAFIAALGKHRHPERETTPPKV from the coding sequence ATGGCAAGCAAGAAGCCAGCAAAGGCCGGCTCGGGCGGCGCGCTCGACACCGCCTACATGAATACCGACAGCGGTCCGGCCAACGGACCGGCCGGCAAGCCCTCGCATCCCGCGCTGCAACGCGCGGCCGCGGTGGGCGCCACGACGGGCGCCTTCCCCCATAACGCCAACAAGGAAGCAGAGTACGGCGAGCAGGCCGCGCGCTGTCCCTTCGCGGGCGCGCACGTGGGCACGGTGGATCCCGCCGTCGGCGCGAGTTCGCTGTCCGAGAAGGAAGTCTCGGACAAGACGGGCGACGCCGCCACGCCTGGCGTGAACCAGGTCGACGGCACACTGCCGCGCGTGCGGGCGGACGGCGGCGGCCAGGAGCTCACCACCAACCAGGGCGTGCGCGTCAGCGACAACCAGCATTCGCTGAAGGCGGGGCTGCGCGGGCCGGCGCTGCTGAAGGACTTCATCCTTCGCGAGAAGATCACGCACTTCGACCATGAGCGCATCCCCGAACGCATCGTGCACGCGCGCGGCTCGGCGGCCCACGGGTATTTCGAGTGCTACAAGCCGCTGACCGACCTGACCGCGGCCTCGCTGTTCGCCGAGGCCGGCAAGCGCACCCCGGTCTTCGTGCGCTTTTCGACCGTGGCCGGCGAGCGCGGGTCCAAGGACACGGCGCGCGACGTGCGCGGCTTTGCCGTGAAGTTCTACACGGACGAGGGCAACTGGGACCTGGTGGGCAACAACATGCCGGTGTTCTTCATCCAGGACGCGATGAAATTTCCCGACCTGGTCCACGCCGTCAAACCCGAACCGCACCATGGCATGCCGCAGGCCGCGTCCGCGCACGACACCTTCTGGGACTTCGTGTCGCTCATGCCCGAGTCCACGCACATGCTGATGTGGGCGATGTCCGACCGTGGGATTCCGCGCAGCTACCGGATGATGCAGGGCTTTGGCGTGCATACGTTCCGCTTCGTCAACGCGCAGGGCGAATCGCGGCTGGTGAAATTTCATTGGAATCCGATCCTGGGGACGCATTCGCAGGTGTGGAACGAGGCGGTCAAGGTCTCGGGCGCGGACCCGGACTATCACCGCCGCGACCTGTGGGAAGCGATCGACGCGGGTCATGGTCCCGAATGGGAACTGGGCGTGCAGGTCTTCACCGACGATCAGGCGGATGGCTTCAGCTTCGATGTGCTGGACGCCACCAAGATCGTGCCCGAGGAACTGGTGCCGGTCGTGCCGATTGGCCGCATGGTGCTGGACCGTAACCCCGACAACTTCTTTGCCGAGACCGAGCAGGTGGCGTTCTGCGCCGCGCACGTGGTGCCCGGCGTGGACTTCACCAATGACCCTTTGCTGGCGGGCCGCATCCATTCCTACGTCGACACGCAGATCTCGCGCCTGGGGGGGCCGAACTTCCACGAGATTCCCATCAACTCGCCGCTGGCGCCGGTGCACAACAACCAGCGCGACGGCATGCACCGGCAGACCATTCATCGCGGCCGGGTGGCCTATGAGCCCAATTCCCTGGCCGGCGGCTGTCCGTTCCAGGCGGGCATGGACGGCTTCGTGTCGTTCCCGGAGCCGGTGACGAGCGATGAGCTGCGCGGGCATCCCGAGAAGTTTGCCGAGCACTACAACCAGGCCACGCTGTTCTACGACAGCCAGACCGCCTGGGAGCGCAAGCACATCGTCGACGCCTTTGCGTTCGAGCTCAGCAAGGTGACGGTGCCGCAGATCCGCCAGCGCATGGTGGCGTCCCTGCGCAACGTGTCGGACGAGCTGGCGCAAGGGGTGGCCGATCAGCTTGGCATGGCGCTGCCGGACCCGCTGCCGCGCGCCACGAAGAATCCGCCCAAGCCCGAGGTGCAGGTGTCGCCATCGCTATCGCTGACGGCGCGGCCGGGCGATGGCAGCGTGGCCACGCGCAAGGTTGCGATCCTGGCGGCCGACGGAGTCGACGGCAAGACCGTGTCCGCCGTGGCTGACGCGCTGATTCAGGCGGGCGCCGTCGTGCGGCTGGTGGGTCAGCGCATCGGTCCCGTCCAGACCGCCGAGGGCAGCGCGTTCGATGCGGATGCGTCGCTGGACAATCATCCGTCCGGGGTGTTCGACGGGGCGGTGGTGGCGGGTGGCGCTGACGCCGCGGCACTCCTTGCGGCCGACGGACGGGCGCTGGAATTCCTGCGCGATGCCTACCGGCATGGCAAGACGCTGATGGGCATCGGCGATGGCGTGCAGGTGTACGCCGCGGCGGGCATCGATCCGGATGCAAACGACGGCGGCCTGCTGCTGGGCGGGGAAGATCCGAAGGCGTTCATCGCGGCGCTGGGCAAACACCGCCATCCGGAGCGGGAGACGACGCCGCCCAAGGTATGA
- a CDS encoding DUF3325 domain-containing protein, whose amino-acid sequence MTMNDLCAIAMALLLTYAGMACLALATPRHYHQVWTRDPHAGHTRVLRGAGVLLMGLAILPCVGLWGDVLGMAVWLGWLSAGALLWFGLLSWAPRPAAGTAAVAVAISLLGVSLGF is encoded by the coding sequence ATGACGATGAATGACCTCTGCGCCATCGCGATGGCCCTGCTGCTGACCTACGCCGGCATGGCCTGCCTGGCCCTCGCCACCCCCCGCCACTATCACCAGGTCTGGACACGCGATCCGCACGCCGGCCACACGCGCGTGCTTCGCGGCGCCGGAGTCCTGCTGATGGGCCTGGCGATCCTTCCCTGCGTCGGCCTGTGGGGCGATGTGCTGGGCATGGCGGTCTGGCTGGGCTGGCTGTCCGCCGGTGCGCTGCTGTGGTTCGGCCTGCTGTCCTGGGCCCCGCGTCCTGCGGCGGGCACGGCAGCGGTGGCGGTTGCGATTTCCCTGTTGGGCGTGAGCCTCGGCTTCTGA